In the Diorhabda sublineata isolate icDioSubl1.1 chromosome 10, icDioSubl1.1, whole genome shotgun sequence genome, ATAACTTACATCCAGCAGGAAGTATTCCTTCGTCACGAGTAACAGAAGCGATCCAAGGAGCatcgaaaacttttttatttttcatcaagtCATAGGGGTGCTCTGGTAAAAACGGGTTTTTCGATTTATCATCAATCACCACGGCGAATGGAGAAAACGGCATATGACCGAATTCCAAGTAATAACGAATTTTATCGATAATCACTGTGGCGGGTCTCGTTTTTAAACATTCTTTAATTTGTTTAGTCGATGAAATCGAGCACCCAACATCGTCTGCTAATCTTTTCGCAAAAACCAAAGGATTTTCCTTTATTACCCATGGATTGATTGCGGTACCACTGTGAGAAATTCCTTTTGCGAAAAGACCTCGAGATAAAGGTGACAAATAATGAAGATGAACACTTGCTCCACCAGCAGAATATCCTGTCAACGTTACAGCTTTTGAATCGCCTCCAAAGAATCTGATATTATCTCTAACCCATTTTAAAGCTAGTACTTGATCTTTCATCCCGTTGTTTCCAGGTATTTCCTCATCTTCAGTACtcaaaaaacctgaaaattaagttttttttgtaatatatccAACAtagttcatttaattatttgcctaaatttccaaaatttccatcattaaaaatatacttaccGAATGCACTTAAACGATAATTAACAGAAaccaaaattatgtttttagaaTCCATTAAAAACTGAGAATTTGCCATCATATCACCAGAGCCCATCATGAATCCTCCTCCATGAAAATGTACATTGACAGGATAACTTTGGTTTACATCAATTGTTTTACCAGGAACGTAGACGTTGAGGTACAGGCAATCTTCAGTGCCTATAATAGTACAAAGAGATATATCAGAAACATACCAAAAGAATTTCCAGACCTGGCAATACTTCAGAAGAGTttaagagaagaagaaaatgataaaaatgtagataataaacattaataaatacctaaatatattttttggtttacCTAAATGAAGGTGAGAAGTTAATGGGATACTAGAGGTGTTTAGAAACAAAGTACAAGCAcaacatcaaaataaataccTTCATGTTTCAATACATTAATGATTTGATGTTTTTGGACGGTCAAGAAACTGTTAACTTCCTAATGGGGCTGAAACTAGTGACCACAGAAATCAGACAAACGCGGAAAATCTAGTACTGAAACCACCAAGGAGTTTAGGTCAAAGTCTTTATCTTTTAATCTGGTGTTGGAAAAAATTTAGCAAGATAGAAACATTCAGACGATTTAGCTTAAATAACCAGAACAAAGAAAGAAATGGAAAGAGCATCCATTAAACTAGAAGAGGctgcaaaaaatttgattgttataGAGGAATTCATAGAGCTTAAAGATCggataaaaaattgatggtcattgataaagaaaaaatggttGGATGCTGTTTTGAAGGATAATAGAATTAGAATTGAAGCACAAAATCACAACTGGTGGAGAAGAATTGTGAAATCTtatgaatataaacaaaaaacgtcTATCAGGATAATGCCAGCTCCAATAAAGCACGTCAAACAGCTAAAAATTTAAAAGggaaaaacatcgaattattGCTGTTGAAGACTTTCAGAACCATGTCTTTACTATATCAGCTTCGGAGCAAATCGAACTTGTTCATTTCGGCTTTAATTTGGAATTTAAGGAACCATGGTTGATATTCAtccaacactcgcaattacactgtctgacacgagTTTCGagaaccaagttatcgtcttcggagactGAAGGAAAACTGTTGTAGTGTTgatataaacagtgtgttcaatactaatttttttttaataattagaagGAATCCCTCACAGCtcaaatttcagctcaatcAGAAGTAGTTCaaattacaaattcaaattttgtgtcAAATAGATATGAAATATCTAAACTAATGATTCGTACCTAGAATTGGAAGATCTCCTTTTAGATTTGTCTGCAAGCATATGTGTGTATTTGTAGCATCCCATACTCCTAACCATGGTTCAATGGGAACGGGTTCCtgcgaatttaaaaattattaacacaAAGTTATCGTCGATGTAGTAAAGATTTTCCACAGAGTTGAGCCCAGTACTGTTATCTTTGGTACTCCACGTCGTTATCTGCTCCAGTGATTATCTTTCTATTCGACAGATACGATTCAATGATGCTTATTAAGCTTTCATTGATCCTTCTCAATCTAAGCTCATCGATAATGTGTTACCACATAGGCGGCGATGGGCAGATGAAAAGATTTCTGCTTCTGCAACTATCCTGCAAACCTCTTCTATGAGAGTAGTCTTCCTTTCCTGAATTCGAAGCCCAACAATTAGTTTCAAGCTTTAGAATTTTAGTAAATCACAGTTTAGTTTCTTTTGatgtacttttattattattattatatatgcCTTTCATAATATATTCTTCAACATAGTCtccatttttttggaataagttTGAAGGCGGCTCTCAAAGCTTTGTATTCCAAAGACGGAGAAGTCTTCCATCAATCCGTTGAGGAACCGAGTGATCTCTGCTGCTCTAAGCGTTCCTTTCGATTGTTGAGAAGGTGATAAGTGACTCCATGAGATTTGAGCAGTTCACTGTTGATCTCCTGGAGAACCGAATCCGAAACTCCGTTCCTCCTCTTCAACTTCAACTTCAGTATGTGACCAGCAATAAAATAGAGACTACTGAATGAGCccagaatttaaaaatagaattttctaaGTATGTAGGTAATGTAGTATGTTTTTACACTACTAGAGttactgtttattattttattagagtagataatttgaaatatgtcaGACGTTTACATTGAAATGAGTTGATCTTACCTCAAATCGTAGTTCGCCTACTGGTGGTTTGGCAAATGGAATTCCTTCAAATGAACTGTAAGGATTTCCTTCAACAGAAGTTTTGACAGTACCACGAATTATCCCTAAGGGCGTCTCCACCTCTGGTCCTCTATCGTCACAAATACATGCTgtaagataaaaaaattctggCATTTTCGTAATATACTGAACTTATTCGCTTAAAAAATCACTTCCTGAATTTCGCctcatgaatttagaaacacctcAATGAACTGATAATAATACTACTATAAGCGCTGCTTTACTGTGTGATTCCGAATATTAAGCCTCCTTCTGAGCTTTTCTTGAGACGTCGAGTTCTCATACTACATTTTTGATGGTCTGCTTAGTGTTCTTCGTGTGTTTGGTTTCTAGTTTCGTCTCTTTGTTTTCTGTTATTCTTTCACATATCATCACATCTTCAATTCTTGGTCCTGACTTCTAATTTTATCTCTGACGTCTTCATTTTAGTTGTCTATTATGACTTTCCTTCTAATTTAGttgctttttcaatttatacatgACGTTCTTTTTGgctattttcatcattttatctAAAATGTCTTAGAAACATGTTTTCGTCTTCATATCCGTACCATCCTCCGTTTGCTTGATGATTTTTTGGTCGTTTCATAAGAATTGTTCACCTCTACAGTTCTGAAGGTCACATTAAACATGAGGAATTTACTTACAGCTGATATCGCATTGGAATATTTGGAATTTCACCTAGTTGTTTACTCTAATTATCACAAGCGATAAGATaggaaaaaagttaattttactGATAAGGTAAGTActtcaaacaattattttttgtatttacaccTAAATCCGGATACAATTCAATCTATTTATAACATACGTAGAGTTATTGTAAATACATGGATGCTATCTTTGAAAAAacatctaaaatatattaagtGTGAAATATGAAGATACTAATCAGTTTTAAAAGGTTTATTAGTACATTTAACgttaattatctaaaaatcacGATATATGTAATTAGCCGTCGGTTATCGTTCTtaaattagattagattaggttaggagaggttaggttaggttaagttaggttatgttaggttaggttaggttcggttCTACTCAAGATTactatttatacatttttctgtGCTCTTTCAACACCCCCGCGATACCCCTTGATCCTTTTTTTACCCTATTATTAGggtattactaaaaaaatagttattgaattttcaattttttcatatatatttttctatgataaaataataattacttatcgttacgtcaattaacaattataattgttcgTAATTCTACtgatttaatttcatatatttttactatttagctgtattttttgtttatatattttcaaataaaatttataatttgttaacaCGCGTAATtccgaaaatgtcaaatttaaccCTCTTTATCTTTTAACAACTGAAATAATGTTCCCCAAGTCGAAAGGGGATGATTTTTACATAATTACCAattcaacaatttaaaattaaaacgaatTACTAATTTCGGTACCGAAACGATTCGGACATTGACCAGCTAACAAGCTCTATAGACCGAGCGCTGGATGAATTTGAGTATGCAAAATTTGAACTCAGAAAAGCAAATAGATTATGATTCGGAATGTTGTCGTATTGATCCCGACAGTACAAAATGGCGTCCAAGCGCGTGCGCAATCTATGAATACTAAGCGATATTGATAAATCAAGATGTAAATAGTCTATGAGCTGCACCGTACAACGTATATTTTTATGGTGGCGTTCAACTAACAACTAATCGtgtttggaatttttgtttttatgttaacTATAGGTATTTGAAGTACGCTCACGCTTCAAATTATGGATATCCGGAATCAaccattaaatataattttttttaacgctCTGTTAGGCGCGCGGTGATTCGTAACGTCGTTAGTCGCGCTTCATCTGACAGATACATGTGATTCAAACATAATTGAAATGCATAATAACagttcaaatttaattaaaggTAAACGGAAAAAACACGTTAATAAGAAAAggaaaacattttatcaaaGGGTGTGATTAGTAAACCAATCTTATTAATTTGTATAGTTgcaaattgtttatttgaataCTATAAcgtataattattaaaaaaaaacatcattgcTACTAGACTAAGAGCTAGGCCGGTTTTAGTGTACGATCTGCATCTGCCTTCCAtataaagcttgtaaaaatgaaaaaaacaaacataaaaataattaaactttccagtaaatatgcccacAAATTATTATcgagaaaagatgatatcgatatgatttcaattggcaaatgattgtgcatttttttgcattgcaaaatattgagcccttaaccaATTCtcaacgtggagtaggtaggttaAGATCGTGGATAGACGTGCAACGCCTTTCTTGTATGCTAACGAATTAGGCAAATGGAATCAAAGATGAATGAAGAAGGAAGTTCCTGTATTGAGCCTTggtgtttagtccgagtaattATCTAAcaactctcttttgtagtttgaagtttcgctcaaattgagtcgcaccacacgtaccctaGATGCTACCCAATAAGggcataaaaaattgttaaggaggtggataagtacagttctttgaaaactgatctcagcgcaaatcaggaggaacttaattttttagataaggcggcaatatgtaactcctatttcaaggaattgtccaccgtgatttaagggtgattaggtcactagatatggacCCCTATCAGGGTTGTTCCAAGAGAAACTTGTATCGTTTACAAATGAAAGACGAATATGTTCATGGCAGCTTTGTAGTTCTAGTATTTTTGCTAAAAATGCCGTTTTTGGAACttcacattttcaaattaactaaGGGCTAGTTTCTTCACGTTCTAATAAAgtgccaaataattattagccACATAACTTTAGTACGAACTTTTAATTCTCGAATAAATTTTTACCGTTTCTTCACACTAGTTGATTTAAATCCGAACTAACTAATaagtttttgtcattttattttgtacCCAACAAATAGTCTGTTGGTAACACTATGAAAATGCCTAAATAGCAATCGTCCAAGTattgaataaggaaagaaataactgaaaaaaagatCGTCTGTTGACGGTTTTGGGTTAATGTTGAAGGAATTAAAATTGATGGGAACATCTTAAACAATATTAGGTCTGCAGATGACACTTCAATACTAGCCCACACCATTCAAACATTCAACAGCTATTAAACAGAGTAAATACTATCAGTGAAAATTGCGGACCAAAAATGAACTACAGTGAAACGAAATTCATGGTAATATCGAAAACTAGTATTAATAATGTGTCGCTGTCAATTAATAACCAGCCCATAGAGAGAGTACACCGTTGAAGTATTTGGGAAGCTGGCTGAATGACGAATGGGATCCAGATGAAGAAATTAAGACAAGAATAGAGATAGCCAAGAGCACGTTTAAAGTCGCTTCTCAAAAGTAATGACCTTAACCTGAGAAGACTTTGAAGGTCTCCAACATGCTTAAGGGggaagcttttgaaatgtggctcTTTAGACGGATTCTTAAAATACCATGGACGGAGATGCTAAGACGAATGAACAGAGAACGAGAACTATTAACAATTGTAAAGAGAAGGAAAGCTTCCTACTTTTGccacatttttagaaatcaaaaatatgccttGTTACAGCTGATCATGGAAGGGAAGATAGAAGGTAGGCGCGGCCTgggtagaaaaagattttctttgttgaaAAACCTTCGAGATTGGTTCCGTGTACGTGATGTCGTAAATATAATACGCATGATTGAAGATCGAGAGGATGATTGCCAACCTTCATTAGAATGAAGCAGGCACTGGAATAAGAAGATTGTTGAAGTAATCGCTAGTTGGAGAAAGATGTGTCGTtctgaaaattatagtttatattgaaaataattgatagaaaaGGAGGAAGAAAACggtcaaaaaatttcatcttcgGACCAAAAATTGTAATGACGAACGGAATAAGCTGGTTCTTTTGGAATTCGCTGTATTTCCTCAATCAATTCTTCATCAAACAAATGTTCTAAATCTTGAAAAGCATCCATattaactaattaattatttatatgacgaatatttccaaaaacgaaataatcaaatataggtataataaacaaacaaaccacttttgatgtataatattttagattaaatttcTACTAAATCCTAATAACTCatttggcaaataactcgatttacTCGGAGGTTTACTTAATTTGAAGGTGAAGacaccgaatttttggttattcggtaaataatagttagtaggGACTTTATTAGGGAGTGAAGAAACCCGACCTAACTCTGACTTGAACATCTATCACGGAGGCAGCTCCAAAAAAACATCCCTGGAGTGAACCTCGCAATTCCAAAGCTCgctaaaatgaatgaatgaaaagtTTCCATAAAAATTCTCAAATAGATTTTAagtaatacaaaattataaCGCATAGATGCTTAGGCATTAGCTCGATCATGTAAATGCACGtgcaaatattaaaaacaaaaaaaaactaatttattttcaaggCCTGCCAAAGCAATTATTACTTAAACGCAAATATCCTTTGATCTCGATatcatttttctgttttaaaacttGCATAATATCGTTAATTCGTTATAATTAGCACGTTGATTTTGCTTGTCAATCCGGCATTTTTTAATTCGATCAATATAATTTACTCTATGAAGCCTGCATTCACTTTATATTTAGGGTGTTTTATCCCATCAATCTCATCGGGTTGGGAagggtaaaaaaatattaagaggtcaagaaatatataaaacgcCTCATAAATAATCTAGGTTTCCAATGTTAactttgttattaaataatcataaaaaataaagccTCAATAATCGTCTTTCATGGTTCTCACGCAACGTTCAGCAAGCACATTCAGATCTAAGTAAAACCGTTTTTTAGGCTTAGATTAGTGGTTACAAATCAGAACCTCCAGAATAGTCAGAAGTTTAGTTGTCTGGCAAACGCCGTTGTTATTAATCCCGAGAGATGTAGGCTAAGTAACCGccaacatttaaaaattgcaAACAGCAGTTTCGCTGTCCTTTTCGCGGAAAATCTTCGTCGAAAAATTTGCATGGTCATTCCGtcaacatcgctgggaaaagtgtgtAGGGCTGAAGGGatatttttgtccaaaatttttgtgttttctttgttgggccagataCTTTTGGGTCCATCCTAGTACAGTACTAACAGAAGAAAACGTAGAGGTACATCTCTTTAAAAGATTCAAACCAAACGAACTAGATTTggttgaaatataaaaactgtCAGTTATAAAAAAGTCTAAAACAAAATCCTTATTGGAGGATTCTTCTCCATTGCCATCTTTAATTATTATAGCATGTCCTATTTAGACAGATTGTATGTTACATGGGgttgaa is a window encoding:
- the LOC130449758 gene encoding venom carboxylesterase-6-like; this translates as MYFLTVIFIVLFSIQACICDDRGPEVETPLGIIRGTVKTSVEGNPYSSFEGIPFAKPPVGELRFEEPVPIEPWLGVWDATNTHICLQTNLKGDLPILGTEDCLYLNVYVPGKTIDVNQSYPVNVHFHGGGFMMGSGDMMANSQFLMDSKNIILVSVNYRLSAFGFLSTEDEEIPGNNGMKDQVLALKWVRDNIRFFGGDSKAVTLTGYSAGGASVHLHYLSPLSRGLFAKGISHSGTAINPWVIKENPLVFAKRLADDVGCSISSTKQIKECLKTRPATVIIDKIRYYLEFGHMPFSPFAVVIDDKSKNPFLPEHPYDLMKNKKVFDAPWIASVTRDEGILPAGYYCEDKDLEEINENFSDKAQLLLDYNYTLPMGKRSKVATQLKDYYFGKGKDINQQNFYRLVELFSHRLFTIGVEIATKLQSEAMESPVYFYYFNYDKSSNKVSKYFCNTKNIGGVSHCDDTVFAYGFYVLNAFSESDKKMRKNFKRLIETFITEDEPSFDENIKWMPTKGNELTYLNITDSDDIRLLKTTSLYPESVWADVNNAELYHMKSYSDEL